In Leptolyngbya sp. O-77, the genomic window TCGCTTTTCTATCTTCGTTCTTCCTTTTTCCACTTTCGTTCTTTCTTGAAATCCCTATTGCCTATCTATCACCTCCTCACGCTGACGGCAAATCGCTCGATTCCGGCCAGGTCGGGATGAATCTGAACCGTGGTGTATTGTCTCGTTTTGCTGAGGAGTTGGGCGACGGCTGGGGCCTGGCTGACCATCATTTCCAACAGCAAGAGTCCGCCTGGTTTCAGGTAGCGGGGGGCGGTGTGGACAATATAGCGAATGCAGTCTAGCCCGTCGGGGCCGCCGTCGAGGGCGGTGGGGGGTTCGTGGCGAACGACCTCTGGGTCAAGATGGGGCAAGTCGTCCGTAGGGATGTAGGGCGGGTTTGAGACGATGCCCTGTAGCTGTCCGGCAAGGGGGGCTAGCGGCTCGAACCAGTCGCCTTGGTGAAACTGGATGCGATCGCCCATTCCAGCAGTATCGGCATTTTGTCGGGCGATCGCCAGCGCGGGTTCGCTCCTGTCCACCGCGTGAATCGTCGCTAGCGGAAAGACCGAGGCTAGCCCAAGGGCGATCGCCCCGCTGCCCGTGCCTAGATCAGCCCAGTGACTAGGTTCATTCAGGGGCAAGCCACATTGCAAAGCTGCCGATTTTGCCAGGTCAATCAGCAGTTCTGTCTCTGGACGCGGAATCAGCACCGCAGGCGACACGGTCAGGTCAAACTCTCGCCAGGGCACCCGGCCGACCAGATATTGCACAGGCACCCGGTCGCGGAGCCGCGCCTGCCAGAGCTGGGTCAGGTCAGCGAGGGAACGGTTGAGCGGGATTTCTCGTGAAAACGGTGGGCCAAGCTTTAGCAGCAGTGGCGCTACGCCAGCTCCATGTTGCAGCAGCCAATCGACCTCTGCTGGATTGACCTGATGGGCGATCGCCGACTGACGCGCAGCCTGCCGCCACTGCCAGAGGCGATCGCCCGCCACCGTCTCAGCCACCGTCTCAGCCACCGTCTCAGCCACCGTTTCAGCCACCGTTTCAGCCTTCAACCGCAGGCACTAGCGGGTTCTGCCGCCGCTATTGCGACCGCCTCTGGCCGGTGCTGCACCGCCATTCGGCTGCAACGTGCGAATATACTCCAGTGTCTCGCGAGGCGGCACCAGCACCACCTGATTCAAGTCCGGATCATCGCTGCTCTGAAAAACCTGGATTAGTGTTTCCAGGCTGGTCACTTGCACTCGCGTCCGGCCTGCAAGACTAGGCTCCTGCTGGGTAATGCGGCTCACCATGGCCTGCAAGTCCTGCTGGGTAAAGAAAATCGGAATTACCCG contains:
- the prmC gene encoding peptide chain release factor N(5)-glutamine methyltransferase encodes the protein MKAETVAETVAETVAETVAETVAGDRLWQWRQAARQSAIAHQVNPAEVDWLLQHGAGVAPLLLKLGPPFSREIPLNRSLADLTQLWQARLRDRVPVQYLVGRVPWREFDLTVSPAVLIPRPETELLIDLAKSAALQCGLPLNEPSHWADLGTGSGAIALGLASVFPLATIHAVDRSEPALAIARQNADTAGMGDRIQFHQGDWFEPLAPLAGQLQGIVSNPPYIPTDDLPHLDPEVVRHEPPTALDGGPDGLDCIRYIVHTAPRYLKPGGLLLLEMMVSQAPAVAQLLSKTRQYTTVQIHPDLAGIERFAVSVRR